Proteins encoded together in one Triticum dicoccoides isolate Atlit2015 ecotype Zavitan chromosome 7B, WEW_v2.0, whole genome shotgun sequence window:
- the LOC119342122 gene encoding uncharacterized protein LOC119342122 isoform X2 — MVATPLTPHPALFVTNAGAPWSGRCSPSSPPSVLPGQFAAPLRSSCPSSPSCGIARGSGRGGPRARHARASARRRRRWTWRCGTRTCLLYPAPSPNPFAEVLEKALEVGMLAGDARPLPPPDALSVAALSLSTLSHAVVMVQISRGRKRRC, encoded by the exons ATGGTGGCCACACCCCTCACTCCACATCCGGCCCTCTTCGTCACCAACGCCGGCGCTCCCTGGTCTGGCCGCTGCTCACCTTCGTCACCACCGTCGGTGCTTCCTGGTCAGTTTGCGGCTCCCCTTCGCAGCAGCTGCCCTTCCTCCCCTTCATGTGGAATCGCTCGAGGAAGTGGCCGAGGTGGCCCTCGAGCTCGGCATGCTCGCGCCAGCGCTAGGCGCCGGCGGAGGTGGACGTGGAGGTGTGGCACTCGCACGTGCCTGCTCTACCCTGCACCTTCTCCGAATCCGTTCGCCGAAGTGCTCGAGAAGGCGCTTGAGGTCGGCATGCTCGCCGGCGACGCCAGGCCCCTCCCTCCTCCTGATGCCCTCTCCGTCGCCGCCTTGAGCCTCTCCACCCTCTCCCATGCGGTCGTCATGGTCCAG ATTTcccgagggaggaaaaggaggtgcTGA
- the LOC119342122 gene encoding uncharacterized protein LOC119342122 isoform X1: MVATPLTPHPALFVTNAGAPWSGRCSPSSPPSVLPGQFAAPLRSSCPSSPSCGIARGSGRGGPRARHARASARRRRRWTWRCGTRTCLLYPAPSPNPFAEVLEKALEVGMLAGDARPLPPPDALSVAALSLSTLSHAVVMVQIAAPSGSEWIQESS, translated from the exons ATGGTGGCCACACCCCTCACTCCACATCCGGCCCTCTTCGTCACCAACGCCGGCGCTCCCTGGTCTGGCCGCTGCTCACCTTCGTCACCACCGTCGGTGCTTCCTGGTCAGTTTGCGGCTCCCCTTCGCAGCAGCTGCCCTTCCTCCCCTTCATGTGGAATCGCTCGAGGAAGTGGCCGAGGTGGCCCTCGAGCTCGGCATGCTCGCGCCAGCGCTAGGCGCCGGCGGAGGTGGACGTGGAGGTGTGGCACTCGCACGTGCCTGCTCTACCCTGCACCTTCTCCGAATCCGTTCGCCGAAGTGCTCGAGAAGGCGCTTGAGGTCGGCATGCTCGCCGGCGACGCCAGGCCCCTCCCTCCTCCTGATGCCCTCTCCGTCGCCGCCTTGAGCCTCTCCACCCTCTCCCATGCGGTCGTCATGGTCCAG ATTGCTGCACCTTCTGGTTCTGAGTGGATCCAAGAGTCATCATGA